The stretch of DNA GCCCACCGGCGTAATTACCCAGGGGGCCCGGACATATGCCCAGAAGTTGGCCATTGGTGTAAAAGACTTTTTGGCTCGAAGCGGGTTTAATGAAATAATTACCTATAGTTTTATCAATACTCGAGTATTTGACCGTCTGGGACTACCGGAGGATAGCCCATACCGTAATGTAGTGCCTTTGCAAAACCCGCTGAGTGAAGAGCAGGCCGTCATGCGTACGCTGCTGTTCCCCGGTTTACTTGATGTGCTGCAGCGTAATAGTAATCGCCGGGTCAAGAATAGCGCTGTTTTTGAGCTGGGCCGGGTGTTTTATCCACGGGAAGGGGAACCCCTGCCTGAAGAAGTGCCGGTACTGGCCGCGGCAGTCATCGGGGTTACTCGGGGCGGTTGGAATGCTCAGCCCGTGCCGATGGACTTTTATTTCCTGAAAGGTGTTCTGGAAACACTGCTGGCCTATGTTGGGGTAAAGGATGTAACTTACGTTCCCGCTGCTGATATCAAGGGTTTTCACCCCGGGCGGGTTGCTACCGTGCAAGCTGGTGATGTTGAACTGGGCGTAATTGGTGAACTGCATCCCGATGTGCAGGAAAACTATGACCTGGATCAAAGAGTGATGGTGATGGAGCTTAACTTCCACCGGCTTACTCAGGTTGCGGGTACGCCTAAAAAATATCAGCCATTGCCCAAGTTTCCCGGTGTGGAGCGGGATCTGGCCGTGGTGGTGCGGCAGGATATACCGGCCCAAAAGATAATTGAAAAAATTTACCGGGCGGGCGGCGCTATTTTACGTGATGTGCAGGTATTTGATATTTACCGCGGTGAGCAGTTTGCTTCGGGTCAGCACAGCATGGCCTTTGCGTTAAAGTTTCAGGCTGGGGACCGCACCCTTACCGATGAGGAAGTTGCAAAAAGAACGGATACCATTATGGATGCCCTGCAAAGGGATTTCGGGGCAGTTTTAAGGAAATAGAGTGCAAGGATAATTGGAGCATACCTTAAAATAAACGGTAGTGAGCCGGTAATATTTCATAGCTTGGAAATCAGTAACTAATTTTATTTGACAGCAGGTCGCTATGGTTTGATATATAGCTTAACGGGCAGTGGCTTAGAAATGTTGCAGTTGCAGGCCGCTGCCCGTTTTCTCGTTTTGTTCATGTGGGTTAACTTCTGCAGCTTGTTTGCGCGGTGCGGATAAAAAAGTTAAAAATATAATATTTGACAGCAGGAATAAGCGAATATATGACGAAATAATTACAAAATGTGCCTGATCATTACTGGGGAGGCCTACCATGTCAGATGAGCAGAACCGGGTGGATGTGGAAATTAACGGAGTACGATATACTTTAAAGGGAGATGCCGCACCGGAGAATATGTTTAAAATGTCCCGGCATGTGGATGAGAAGATAAAACAAGTCATCCGGCGTAATCCCAGACTCTCTTTGTATAAGGCCGCGGTTTTAGTAGCGCTTAATATTACTGAAGAACTGTTTACTTTACGCGAAGAATATGAAAACCTGGTGCATATTTTGGAACCCGAAAGCAAACAAAAAAAATAGGACCCATGTACTCATGGAGCGGGCTTCATGAGTTTTTTTATATTTTTCGGGGCAAATTAATTTTGGCCGGGAAGGTTAATTTACGCTTGCCGGCACCAGGTGTTGAAAGTACGGATATATTAATTAATGCATCTTACCTAAGAGAGATTAAGTGTGTTTGTGGTTTATCTTTATGTACAGGTCAGGATAAGAAAGGAAAGGCTTATGAATGAGAAACGTGGAAATTGCCTGGGCCTTTTATCAAATTGCTGATTTGTTGGATTTTAAGGGCGAAGACTTTTTTAAAACCAGAGCCTACCGGCGGGCAGCCCGGGCCATCATTGGCCTTGATAAGCCTGTGGCAGACCTTTATGCCAGCGGTGAATTAAAAAATGTCCCTGGTTTAGGGAAGAATACCATAGCCAAAATCGGTGAAATGTTGAAGAACGGCGAATGCAGACTACACAAGGAGCTAAAACAGGAGATACCGGCCACGGTACTTGATTTAATGGCCTTGCCCGGTTTGGGGCCCAAACGGGCCAAACTACTTTATGAACGGCTGGGGATAACCTCCATTGCCGAGCTTGAGCAGGCGGCCCGGAGCAAGAAGGTGCGGAATTTGCCCGGTATGGGCACTAAAACAGAGAGTAGTATTGTCCGGAATATCGGACGTTTGAAGAAGAAGTCCCATCAACTGCCACTGGGAGCGGCCCGGGAACTGGCGGCGGAATTATCTGAGTATCTGGAGCAGCTGGCTAATGTGCAGAAGGTTACAGTGAGTGGGGATATTAGACGCTGGGCGGAGCTGGTCCACAGTGTAGATATTTTGGCGGTGGTCCGCAATATCGAAGATGCAGAGGATATCGTGGAGTCATTTATCAGGCACCCGGCACTGGGGGAAGTAATGTGGCGTGAGCCCGGTCGGGTGCGGGCAGCCAGTCGCTGGGGGGTGCCGGTGGAGCTGGTGGCATTGACCGAGGAACAATATTGGCCGGCTCTGCTCTGGACCACCGGCAGCCAGTCCCATCTGCGACGGTTGCAGCTGCTGGCCTGGCAGCGGGGCTGGCGGTTGGGGCGCAACCGCCTTGTTTCCCGCCGGGATGGCCGGTCGGCCAGGATTAGCAATGAAGAGGACTTCTACCGGCTGATGGGCCTGCAATATGTGGTACCCGAACTACGAGAAAATAATGGTGAGATTAACACCGCCGCAGGTGGCAGGCTGCCACGCCTGGTGGAATTAGCTGATATACGTGGTGATTTACACATACATACCAGCTGGAGCGATGGGTTGGGCAGTATTGAAGAAATGGCCCTGAGAGCCAGGGAAAAAGGATACTTGTACATGGCTGTCACCGATCACTCTCCAAGTTTGAAAATAGCCAGGGGGTTGTCTGCGGAAAGATTAATGGATCAATTTGAAACTATTCGCGCGCTGAACAAGCAATGGGAGGATTTTTATATACTAACCGGGGTGGAAGTGGACATTTTGTCAGAAGGAAAACTTGACCAGCTTGACGATGTACTGGCCCAGGCAGATGTAGTGGTGGCTTCGGTGCACAGCGGCTTCAAACAGGACCGGAATACTATAACCGGGCGCATTATGGCAGCTGTTGAGAATAAGTACGTGGACATCATCGGCCATCCCACGGGACGGCTGCTGGGTTACCGGGAACCTTACGCTGTGGACGTGGAGGAAATTATCGAGGCTGCTGCCCGCCATAACAAGGT from Desulfoscipio gibsoniae DSM 7213 encodes:
- a CDS encoding cell division protein ZapA produces the protein MSDEQNRVDVEINGVRYTLKGDAAPENMFKMSRHVDEKIKQVIRRNPRLSLYKAAVLVALNITEELFTLREEYENLVHILEPESKQKK
- the polX gene encoding DNA polymerase/3'-5' exonuclease PolX; this encodes MRNVEIAWAFYQIADLLDFKGEDFFKTRAYRRAARAIIGLDKPVADLYASGELKNVPGLGKNTIAKIGEMLKNGECRLHKELKQEIPATVLDLMALPGLGPKRAKLLYERLGITSIAELEQAARSKKVRNLPGMGTKTESSIVRNIGRLKKKSHQLPLGAARELAAELSEYLEQLANVQKVTVSGDIRRWAELVHSVDILAVVRNIEDAEDIVESFIRHPALGEVMWREPGRVRAASRWGVPVELVALTEEQYWPALLWTTGSQSHLRRLQLLAWQRGWRLGRNRLVSRRDGRSARISNEEDFYRLMGLQYVVPELRENNGEINTAAGGRLPRLVELADIRGDLHIHTSWSDGLGSIEEMALRAREKGYLYMAVTDHSPSLKIARGLSAERLMDQFETIRALNKQWEDFYILTGVEVDILSEGKLDQLDDVLAQADVVVASVHSGFKQDRNTITGRIMAAVENKYVDIIGHPTGRLLGYREPYAVDVEEIIEAAARHNKVLEINASPDRLDLNEYYVQLARESGVRVAINTDAHDLKRMDEMVYGVSVARRAWLEPRHVLNTLPLPELLQVLH